In the genome of Spodoptera frugiperda isolate SF20-4 chromosome 1, AGI-APGP_CSIRO_Sfru_2.0, whole genome shotgun sequence, the window gtttttgacgtttcgaaaaaagtattgaatttgactagtaggaaacatgcccattccttcaaaaatataacttacttGTTCTGGATCGAGTATATGGAACGCGGGTGAGTTAGCGCCATCGACGTCATACGTGACATAAATAACTCGTTCCTCCAACTCGTCCTCCGCGGTTTCCTCCAACATCTTGACGGGGGAAGCGCCAGGCAGTGACACTGTGCGTTCCGTCTCCAGTTGTACTTGTGGAGAATCGGGTAACTCCACTTTCAGAGTCACAGGCGAAGGAAGCTGATGTTGGTTCGCGGTTGCAAGTAGACTGATCTGTTTGTGGACTTGCTGAAAGATGGAAAGGTTATTGTGGTTAGGTATTTAGAGTTAAAGCTCAAGACTGTACGCCATTAAAGTGAAACATTTTGAGCACTAGGTTTGAAAGCTTTGACACACATGTCATTGCATATGGAAGACATAACAACGGTCGCACTGCGTCGCACTGTGTACTTTGTTTAGTTAATGTAGAAGAACGTTGGTAAGAATGAGGAAATTATGTTTTTGGTGTGTGTACCTTCTTATGCTTGTTGAGGTTGGAGCAGTCAGCGAAGGCCCTCGGGCAGTGCGGGCAGCGGTGCGGGCGCTCCCCGGAGTGGTGGCGCGCGTGCTTGTGCAGCGCCCAGCGCTCCGCGAAGCCGCGCCCGCACTCCCCGCAGCGGTGCACGCGCGCGCCCGCacccgcgccgcccgcctcgCGACGGACGTGCGCCGCCCACGACCCGCGGGACACGAACCTGTAAATATTGCACAAAATTTTCCAATAGCCCCACTGAGTTCAATCTTAAGCTCTTCACATCCGATCACTGCTGGTCTAAAGACAAGCAAGCGGATACTGTCATCCTACGTCACATTACCCCTATGTTTTTAACAGCAAATGTCAATATGGTGTatcatatacataaaaataacaaataaataactgtaaACCAACTACCAATGTAAATCGATTCTTCAATAGACCATCCAACCTGTCCTTAATCATCAAGATTTAATTACTTCATTACCAgataagcaataaaataaatcaggataaataataatacatctcACAGCCACTCACCTCTTCCCACAATGTGTACAAATGAACGGTTTCTCCGAGTTATGCCTCCGTACATGCAGGCGGTACTGGCTGGACGTGGTGAACTTGCGCGGGCACTGCGTGCACTGGAACGGTTTCTCGCCGGTGTGGATACGTTCGTGTTCCGACAGGTTGCCCTTCTGGCTGAAACTCTTGCCGCAAATGTTACACGCGTACGGTTTCTGACCTGCAAATTGACCATCAACATAAATTCGTTGGGTTTGTTTTCTACAGTTTGAGATACAAACAACTGCCTTTTAGCAGTCTGTTCCATGAAAACGAAGGatctttttaccattttttttttatgaaacacgccagtaatctagcagacgtattacctgatggtaagcaatcgccgccgcccatggacacttgaaacaccaagtgcgttgccggctttttgggcgttaggaatttaagggttgttgttggggaatcggggattgggaagggggcctccggtaacctcactcacacaacgaaactacgcaagcgttattttacgttggttttcgttggtcgagtcggcctattcgtgccgaagcatggctctcccacacttgaatctAGTAACTTATACAACTAAAACTAATCGTCTCTTACCAGTATGCCACCTCATATGGAGCGTGAGGCTAGCCTTATGTGCGAACTTGTGTTTGCATATATCACAGGAGAACTTCTTGACACCACTGTGTAGAAGCGAGTGGTTCAGGAAGTTCGCCTTCGTCTTGAATGTAGAGTTGCATAActggaaaaaaaaaaaaaaacattaaatatgtgtaatgtaaattattatgtttttcggtatACACATGTAGCTTGTATTGACCTAAACTTGactattaaatatatgtattgatTAACCCGATGTTCGATAGTGGACAATTGGATATCCTGTGGTTAACTTAAATGTATCTCGAGTAGATTATGTAGAGCTTTATGTACAGTACAAAATGTATGAGTAACCTTGCACTGGTAGGGTCGGTCCTGCGAGTGTACAAGTTGGTGTCGCTGCAGCAGTTGTTTGTGCTTGAAGCACTTCCCGCACTTGTTACACACGTAGCGCTGCCCCGCGTGCTCGGCTTCCTTGTGGTACACTACGGACGAGGGGTGGTTCAGCACCTGCAGAAAAAACAGgaggatattttaataaaattaaaacacatcAGTAAAAGGTTAACACTTAAAGAATATTGACGTGACAACGTCTTAAATTAGGTTGCGGCTCGGAGTCACTCATGAAAAAGTGTAACGCCCGCTCACGTCTGTTACGATGAGTCACCGAACGAGAGAGAGGCCCGCCGGACCGGCGAATGCCTTGCGTCTCTCTCCCACTCAAACATGATCGGTCCGCCACTAAAGACGTTGTCACGTAAAATCTTCGCCCGTAAAACCGACTTTGCAGGCAACCATTATGTAAAAAAGACGGTTACCTTCCCGCAAAGATCGCAGGCGTATCCCTTGGCGGGCGTGGAGCGGTGCCGGCGATGGCTGACGGCGTGCAGCGCCAGCGACCGCGGGTACGCAAACCGCGCGCCGCACTCTCCGCACACGTACGGACGCTCGCCTTGGTGCGTCGCCTGCAATCGTAACAATGTTTGAGTGTTCATCAAATCATATTGGGAAAAATATGGCTGCTGATTGAATTCAGAAATAATTTTCTCTCTCTCTGTTTGGATTTGGTCAAATTATACATAAACAAGACAAAAGGACTGGTTCAAAGGCGGCATAAAAGCAGatgtacgctgctcatgaacattTATATTACGGACCAAAGGATTTACAGATGCTTTCCAGACCTTTTAGAAAAAAGTATTgtagtttttacccgactgcgccagaaggagggtaaTGTTTTTcaagagtatgtatgtatgtataattgtttggcacgctctgcagcctaaacggcttgatggattttggcttgagaggtatctttttattataagaGGATAGGGAAACTTTCTGAAGCTCTTAGTACTGCGATCGGAGCTGTTGGCAGAAAGCTAATGGGACAAAAATCTTACCTTAATATGTAAAGACTTGCTTTGTTTACTACTAAATGTTTTGTCACAGTGTGGACACTTCAGTCTTGGTTTACCGGAAGGAGTGGTTACTACTTGGTCTACTTCATCAGACTTCTCTGTCACAATCGCATCTGTACCCGAATCTGAAAACAATCGGacagtattttatttgatattatattttaaatacatatagaaTAATTCGAGCAATCACATTAGAGATATAAAGAGCTTAAGACGTAAAGAGAAATAGTAGATACAAAGATTGGTAGTAAATAGCATCTATAAAAGCTATATTTTGGGTGCATAAAGTGTTGTAATTTTGTACAGCCATTTTCATTCATCCACCACTTCCTTTTAATTAATCTTCCCGTGACATTTTACTAACAATCCTCTTGTAAGCTATTACAGGCTCGCACaaattttatggaataatgGTTTAAAGAGTTAATACTCACCAACTACTTTAACATCACTATTAGCAATAGGACTAGAGACTATTTCGATGTTAGGGCTATCAGTCCTCTGCGAGTCACTGGCACTAACTTCATTGTCCGCTACAATGAGCTGCGGGTTTAGATCTGGCAGGGAATTTGTTACGGGTAATATCACATTGTCTATTGTTTGTACTGGCGGTGTATTAGGAATTGAAAGGGGATCCACTTCTTGTACTGACGCAGTTTCTAATTGAGCCTTTGCATTTTTCTGAAAAAGGATAGAAAATTTGGTTATTAGTCAAAATTGTATTCTTAAAAACTGATTGAGGTACTACTAATGTTATGTGGCAGAGATCCCTGCTTGTGATAATGCTACCCACTGCATATAAAACAGataatttaaatgattttgtGTGTGTAACAAATGCAATTTGAAGTGTTATTcaataaagtatattattagCAGAATTATAATATCTGTTGACGAAAGAAACCTTTTGTTAGAAGCAAGAATGGTAACATCAACTGGactaattttcaaaattaaaagcaataacCTATATTTCTAAAATGTACTAATATCTCACCTTATTCCTACTTCTCTCCGTATTTTTCTTACAGGGTATAATATTATGTCCGGTGTGGCCGGCTTCATTCTGATGGATGTTGAAATGCAGCCTTGTAGTGAATGTTTCAGAGCACTGCTCACATTGGTACAGGACTGGACCGTGTTGAGCTATGTGAGACATGTACCGACCCGTACATGTGAACTCCATACCACAAATAGCACATTCTTTACGTGTTGGGATCATTGGACCTGGAAGAtttgaaaagtaataaatttaatttaatcatttaaaaaagtgtattattgtGATTAATTTGAATGTTCAGTGTATCTTTTACATGACAGACATTTCAGTTATCATATGGCTCAAACTGTCATATGTCTAGCAATGGACGAGAAcagattgatgatgatgatgatgatgactcaATCTACTCAATCACTGTCCTTTACATGTAAACTAGTAAGAGAAGGATAGAGCTATCTACTGTTTCACTTACCTTTAGGTCTTCCACGTCCCTTGCCTTTGACCACTACAACTAGCTCTCCAGATTCCTCCAAATGGCCAATGACCTCTGGTTCTCTCGGTACTGGTGGCTTCTTGTCTATTAGCTGAGCCTTCAGGTTCTCAGCCTCACTTTCTTCCCCATCAGTGACCCCTTCCTCTTTGAAAATCCTCTCCAGTTCTTTACCCTAGAAAaccattataaaacaaaactggTGACACTAGTTATCAcatagacaattttttttattaccagtatattaaaatttaagaatGGAATAGCTAATAAAGGATGGCTCAATGAATAATActcaaattaaaaaacaaacagtttaGAAATGTAGCTAAGCCAGAATCaatctattaatattttcaagtaTACAGTTTTAGTACAATAAGTccaatttcactcacctgtacAGCCTCCTTGAACCTCGTTGGAGTTTTCCTTCGTCTCTTACCAAACGGTTCATCTTCTTTCTCAGTTCTCtttgcatttttagcttcatGTTCTTTTGCTGCAGCTTCCTTTGCTAATTCTTCAGGTGTTTTTGGCTTTTTCGGAGGTCTACCTCTCTTTCTCTTAGGTTTATCAAGTCCAGCAACTTGTAAGGCGATTGGGTGTTCTACGTGGTATACACCATCACTAGTATTTACTGAAAATTGGAGGGAAATGTTTATGGGAGATGGAACATAAGTGATCCATAAGGAATACATGTATGAATATTGTGTGCGGAGTTGTGTTTTGGGTTGTTGACTACTGTCACTGAACCATTGTGCAGTCCACATCAGTTAAGATGAATAGTTAACAACAACTTGatatcattttgtttgtttggcaTTTGTTATATCTCTAAGGATTCTATATACAATATTGACAATTAACACATTAACTTCCATAGGGGGCAAAGTGTACCTAGGCTTtgtcttcaacagatttttgttggcagtcaatgtCTTAATGAGTGTAGTGTGTGGATTTGGTTTCGATGTGAATACTACTTGTCTCCTTGTGTAAATAGTTTTGTCAAGACTCACCTTCATAAATAATCTTATCTGTAATAATGTCCTGTTCACTTGGAGGAAGTagtaaactttttttgtattctttCTCTCTATTGTGGAGCTCTCTAATAACTTTCTGTAAAGATTAATTtacttatgtaatttatttatttatgaccttgctatttattttatttcattaattcaataattcaatttcattataagaattattttattggtaatatttcatattaaatttattaaaaataaacttacttgtcCATTTATAATAAGATTTAGGAACTCTACAGTGGCCTCTAGCTGTATGGTGCATCCTGGACAAATGGTACGAGGTAGTTGCCCATCATCAGATACCTAGAAACAGCATATTcttggtttaaaataatataattttatttttatgaatttgtatatcatcaaaaaaacaaacttggCGCGAGCTCCTTTATTTTTGCAGGACAAAAATATTGCAAGTGACATTTGACGATATGGTAACAGTTTTTCTGCTTATAACTGAGTATATCAAACTGATTAtctaaataattgaattataatatttaacactaCAGTAGCTCGTAATATGGTtcattatttcaatgaattacaataataagtcagaaaatgttaaatatctTCAGAAAGGCagccattttattttcacatcgATTGAAGTCAATacaaatcacaataaataaaattggtataCCTTGATTGGCAAATAAGTATTAATGACTTCAAATAAGTTTTGGTTATTTTCTTCATTGGAATATAATAGCGTCCCATTATCATTTTCTTCTCCACATAATCGGCAAACATTAGAATTATAGAGAACTACTTCCATCTTTTCATGAACTAAAGGCGCCACCTGTTTCCTGCGGATTCTTCAGAAATGGTATTTGACGTTTCGCGTTTAGTTTCTTGGTTCCATAACTTTTTGAGAGAAAAACTttagtgtaaaaaatatttagaatttactaaaaatatttaatgcaatattttttgatattattcatgaataaaataaaaaaatacgataaaaatacaattatttcagtttataatttgcatagaaaatatattttataaaattaaatatggcaACTTTATACAGCTATAAGTTGGCAACATTACCTACTTCCTTCTCTTCGTTTCATAGCCCTTTCCGGTTTAGTTCTTGGGGCAAGAAGCCGTTGTTtcggtttttattatttttaatcgcCTCTAATCCATCAAAATGAGGAtctataaagatattattacTGGTAATTGAGTTTATTATGTGTTTCTTGTGAAGTTTGTGtctatatttcatttataatgtaaaaatttGATAACAGTGAATTTGACATTTAGTCAAGAAGTGATGTGATGATGTCTCATCTGCAGTCTTTCCTAAATTGTGCCACATCTACAGTTTTAATAGTCATCAAGATGTGAGAGTGAAACTAAACTTATCATGGGTTTCTTTCAGGTGATGAGATGTTCTCGgacacatacaaaataaagcTGGTCGATGAAGTAATTTACGAAGTGACCGGCAAACTGGTGACGAGAGCACAGGGCGATATTAAAATCGAAGGTTTCAACCCCTCGGCTGAAGAGGCTGACGAAGGCACAGATACTGCTGTCGAAAGTGGTGTTGACATTGTCCTGAACCACAGGCTTGTCGAAACATACGCTTTTGGCGACAAGAAGTCCTACACATTATACCTCAAAGACTACATGAAAAAGTGAGTGTAACAGTGCTAAATGCTTTGTGATAAAACCATCAAAAGTGTAAACCCAAAAGTGCGACAGGTTTGAAGACAAGTTGTAAGTTGTGAGTGCTCACAGGGCAGTTCCAGCTGTCTTGTAAATCATACGGtgtcatttaaaaacaatttagcaGCGTCATGCATGACCAATCTGTTTTTAAATCAAACCACAAGATTGGGAGATCCAACTTTGTGTTAATTTTCAACCAATCATCATTGAGCTATGCATCTG includes:
- the LOC126911574 gene encoding translationally-controlled tumor protein homolog, with protein sequence MRIYKDIITGDEMFSDTYKIKLVDEVIYEVTGKLVTRAQGDIKIEGFNPSAEEADEGTDTAVESGVDIVLNHRLVETYAFGDKKSYTLYLKDYMKKLVAKLEEKAPDQVEVFKTNMNKVMKDILGRFKELQFFTGESMDCDGMVAMMEYRDVDGTQIPIMMFFKHGLEEEKF
- the LOC126913088 gene encoding zinc finger protein 27-like is translated as MEVVLYNSNVCRLCGEENDNGTLLYSNEENNQNLFEVINTYLPIKVSDDGQLPRTICPGCTIQLEATVEFLNLIINGQKVIRELHNREKEYKKSLLLPPSEQDIITDKIIYEVNTSDGVYHVEHPIALQVAGLDKPKRKRGRPPKKPKTPEELAKEAAAKEHEAKNAKRTEKEDEPFGKRRRKTPTRFKEAVQGKELERIFKEEGVTDGEESEAENLKAQLIDKKPPVPREPEVIGHLEESGELVVVVKGKGRGRPKGPMIPTRKECAICGMEFTCTGRYMSHIAQHGPVLYQCEQCSETFTTRLHFNIHQNEAGHTGHNIIPCKKNTERSRNKKNAKAQLETASVQEVDPLSIPNTPPVQTIDNVILPVTNSLPDLNPQLIVADNEVSASDSQRTDSPNIEIVSSPIANSDVKVVDSGTDAIVTEKSDEVDQVVTTPSGKPRLKCPHCDKTFSSKQSKSLHIKATHQGERPYVCGECGARFAYPRSLALHAVSHRRHRSTPAKGYACDLCGKVLNHPSSVVYHKEAEHAGQRYVCNKCGKCFKHKQLLQRHQLVHSQDRPYQCKLCNSTFKTKANFLNHSLLHSGVKKFSCDICKHKFAHKASLTLHMRWHTGQKPYACNICGKSFSQKGNLSEHERIHTGEKPFQCTQCPRKFTTSSQYRLHVRRHNSEKPFICTHCGKRFVSRGSWAAHVRREAGGAGAGARVHRCGECGRGFAERWALHKHARHHSGERPHRCPHCPRAFADCSNLNKHKKQVHKQISLLATANQHQLPSPVTLKVELPDSPQVQLETERTVSLPGASPVKMLEETAEDELEERVIYVTYDVDGANSPAFHILDPEQAASLEDSKVLTTCELYSGPSLLVPQPEYEQLELEHEQLELEPEQEELEQLPEELVLDGHEHNIPVTDEQGNPLHFTMQDGTRLAITSADGKSLQVITQDGQTIPVEINGYADEEEVDNPDTIVHQLNLQKSIDSNVSSPVTHYFTIV